AATGTCAACAATAAATAAGACCGAAAGAAATCATGAAGGATACGTAGCGCTCATGAAATATGCAACAGAAATGAATTAGTACCCCTCTGATGACAACAAAATCCCTTGAAGAACTGATTTTAATGCTCTTGCAGCCGTAGCACCAACACACATTACGAATCCAAAGAGATGGAAGCTTGGTTCACTCTGCAGCAGAGTACTGGAAGTGAATCAGGACAAAGTTTCAtgggaaaaaagaggaaaaaaaaaagccttttaGAATGTAGAAGCAATAAATCATCATCTCATGTCACAGTATCGACCAGTTGGAGGATGTGAAGGATGATAGACAATTATGGACACAAGGCACACTAATAAAGAGTTAAAGgagtaaaagaaaaatgaaaacagaaccTTGACTGAGTCCAAAAGCAATGACAACCAAAAAGAAGGCTATCAATTTACTTCAGTTGAAGTGAATAGCAAATTTTCGACATCAAATCGCTACTACTACAAGGTCTTCTAGAAGTTAACAATATGACCATTTCCACAGAGGGTCGTCATAAGATATGACAATAAATAAAGGATTTGAGGACCGCAAGCATAATCTAGATTGACTTGGAAGTCGCAGCTTCAAAAGGAGTGACCCTCATATAGCTACATGGTGCCATTACCATTTGTACAAGCTAGAACATTTGATTACAAACAAAGCACATTAAACTTTTCTTATTCatcaaaacaagcaaataaATGAACTTTTCTTGAACAAGCAGACAACCAAACTGAAATAGATGATATGCATTCATGAAAATGGGTAAGTATTCGCTCATCCAAGAACagcacaataataataataataataataataatcatcatcatcatcatcatcatcatcatctagGCACAAACAAAGAAAAGCAATAGTCGGATTACTCCATGCTGAATCAAACTGATGGTGTATCAATAAATATGTCAACGAACATTCCACAATTTCCAATAATAAACAGTTACGATTTTCTACTTTTCGCATCGTTAAAGTGCCAAAGGGTGTATATAAGACCTGAGATTCGTTTAAAGCCAGGTTTTTCCCCATTTCTGCGAAATATAACATACGATGGACATGCCACAAAGCaacgaaaggaaaagaaaacgaaTCATTTCTGAATAGCTTGTTTAGCCAAAAATCCTACACGCACAAGCTAAAAATCCAGATTTTGCTACTTTGAATTAGTCCAgacaatatatttaaatatgCCATGATAGGgatgaaaaacaaaataaaattttcttcaacgtctctttccaaaaaattgaaattcaccAAAGCTAAAAATCTTTTTatgtttaaaaagaaaaaaaaaaaccaaaggcTGAAATAGCATCCAAAAATCTTTACCCCACTAGCAATGACTACTCCGGCAACAACAGGAACAAGAGTGACGTAAGTAACCCAAGCCTCCCTTTTCCaagtcatcaaatatgcaaagaAGGCCGTGAAAAAGGGCGTGGTAGCCCCAACGGCCTGCGTGAAAGACACCGGAAGGTAGCGCAAGGAAACGTTCCCACTGACCACCGACCCACAAAAAATTAGACCCAGTGCCGAAATCTTCAAGAACTGAAGGCGGGAGCGTATGGTCTGCAAAGGCACCATTTTGAACCAGACGATGGCTATGTAACTGAAGAGAGAGCAGGCTATCATGTGGCACATGGTGAGAAAGACTGGGTACTTGAAGCCGTAGTTGCTTAGCAAGTACTTGTTGAGGAGCAAGACTCCAATATTGGAGGCGTACCACGCCGACACGAGCCCAATTGTGAACCACCGCTTCTGGCTCTGGCTCTGGCTCGAGCCCTTCATGGCTTGTTGTTTTACTTCTACTTCTGGGAATTTAATTTTGACGGCTGTCGGCGAACATGGATTTCTCTGGACAGGAGGGAAAACGCGTGTAAACTAGACCGCCGATTGGGCAGAGGGGGCCGCTGCCTGCTGGGGAGTGAATAGTGATGTTGCTTCAGGATTAAAACCCCCACCGACGGACCTAACGGTAACGCAGGTGGAGGTCCAGCTCCAGCAATGCTGGCTGATTGATTCTGACtcggtttttttatttttttaagtataCTCTCACTAGCCACTTCTGGTTAGCTTTTTAGGTGTTAGTTTTTTAGAACAATACTTAGTTAATATACTTCCGgtgttaaaaaatatttatcttTTAACACAGGCTAAAAACGCATGCACCAGACAAAAATAATATATCTTCTTAAAAAAATGTCTCGTTTGGATTGGatatttctgaattttttttagaaaaaaatattataacgatttgatatatgtgattaGTAAAAAGGTGAgtgaaaaatgtatttacgAAAAACGCAacaaatttgggaaaaaaaggTGATTGATATTGAAAAATTGctgtccaaacaaggcctaattAGTGTACTTATACACGGACAAAATTgatttataaaacaaaattatataaTGGTACATCAACTCgggtaaaaaaatatattgacttttttttttgtttaaacgAAAGGTTTTAAACTTGTGATCACTTACTTAAAATCTTTTCTAATCTTATCATTCAACGTAATTCTCTCCCAACTTGGGTGCGAAAAATATAACGGGCATGCAAATGCACAAAATTTCGTTGTATTGGTATGGAGTAGAATCTTGCTTAAGGGCCATGATTATTtgactttgaaatattttcacacGACGGTAGATTCGGAGTGGTTTGTTCGTTAAGCAACACTTGTATCCTGAGTAATACATAGAATTGGGGAATTTACGCGAGGTCAGCATTGAAATTAACGTGCTGTTTTATTCCCAATCAAAGACATAATAATGGACTTAACTTGTGACGGAGTATAAACTAACTGCGTTTAAGAAAGCATAACAGAGAGTTAAGGGACTGGCGGTAAGCTAACCGCTGGAATGAGGCTGATAATGCGTCCGATTGCGATTACGAcctttttttgtcctttttttttttttctccttatcAGAAATTTAGCTTCATATTTTGGGAGGGAGCTGCAAATTGCGAATTTAAGATTAAGCTATTAGGTGGAGTGACAGGGACGGGGCAGCAGAGGGGGATATTAATTAAGTATTAAGAGAAGAGAAGACGACAATCAAACCTAATCCAACAAACTCAACCAAAAAGGTTCAGAAATGAATGCATTAGTTTGTTGACTTCATGCTACACGTCGAAGGCTTGTAAATTGCCTTTTACTATTGAGCTTTTAGAAGCCAGGCAATTGTCCGGCTAATCTCAAAATAGATTTTACGTTACAACTACCTCTACAAAACGTCAGGAAAAAAAGGACCTAAACAGGTTAAGAAAAACTCGATGAACCATTACCGGACTAATTTTATAATAGATTCTATACTACAACTACTTTTGCTCTACTCCTCCTATGCATTCGCTGGCGAAATATTTTTAGGAAAATTTGGAAATATTTCTTGACCTACTACACTCGGATAGAACTTTAAAACTCTCTTAGTGACCAACCACTCCTAAAAGAGTTGGTTTTATTTGATTAACTATCTACACTACATTAAAACTAAagagatacatttttttagtctattttgatttaaaaaaaaaaaaaaaaaagaactgcaCTACATTAAAACGAAATTTCGGTgcccaaaaagggaaaaaaaaaaccccccacAAAGAGATGCACCTTTTTAGTCTATTTTAAACTAACTAGGAGGCATAAACCGCGCTGTGCGCGGAGGTAAAAAAGATGAACATGCCCAGTTTAGTAAAATGATTTGTACTTAATCCAAAATGAATATGCTCTCAAAATAGTGaaaacatttatattaatataatttttggACTTTTAATATAGATAATATCTCAAATCTTCCTAATTCGTATGAGAACTCAAATGTTCCAAAAGTAGGAAAATCACGAAGAGATGGATACAAATTTCAGctaacaatataaaaatcaataaTCACCATGCGGTGGTACACTTTCCTAGTTTACATAAACTGACTAAAAATAAATTCTGAAGCTAAAACACCAGGAGCAAAATTTTCCATGCGGTGATCCCATTATGATAAAGAATCAGTAAATCAGAAGTCACCGTTAGACATTCATAATAGTGTGCTCTACAATGGTAgtgaaaagggagaaaaaaatagaaaaaagttcTGGGTACAAAAGTCTGCCAACAGCAGTCTCATTATCTACTCCTATGCCTTGCTAACTTCAGTTGTGCTTTGGTCTGGGAAAGGTTGCATTCTCACAAATGGGTTTCTAATCAACGTTTCCCCTCTCAGAACAGCAACATACCTGTCATTTGTATGCTCTTTCCTCTGCAACTCCCCAAGGAATTCTCCCAGCCTCTCTTTATTCACTTTCCCCATTATCTAATTTGACAAGtacaagcaaacaaaagtttgatcAGTAATCCTCACCCTAAGAATAAGTGACTTGAAAACATTCGTGCAAATAGATCCACAATCCAACAAGAAATTCAAGGAAACTGCCCAATAGCAATTTAGCAAGTGTAAATACCTTAAGAACCATAAAATCCTAATAAGAcaacattttcctttcttcggTGGTTGAAATCAGCCAACTAAAAGTATCAACAAACATACTCATAGTTTTATTTATGCTTAGAATAACTAATGTTGTTAGGATGATCTTCACTTCACACACAGCTGAAATGTTGGTACATCTGTTTAAAGATGTACTTTACTTCATAGTTTTATacttagatatatatatataaatggaTGGTTTCtggttttttcctttctttttttcaattgaGCTTCTAACTTGGGAAGACTgtggaaagagaaaaaggaaaacgcTGATATATCAGGATCGGTTTAGTAGTGACTTACAGAAATATTAGCAAGTAAAGCAACAAGTTCCATGTACATAAATGGACATACAAGATTTTCTGATTTCTAATTTATTGATGCAATGGAGATACATCTAATAATCATGACCCAGAATTGGTTTCTCTAATGAGAATtattagaaacaaaaaaaaaggggatcTTGTGATTAAAAGACTGCAATTAGAACTAAGACATGACAATAACTTATCTAGATTTCTCGAGAGAATTAAAACCAATGTTCCTAATTAAATTTGATTATcgttttcaatttcattcatttcaaatgcatcCTAGAATTGGTTATACCATCTTGATTGATTGGGCAAGTCCATCAATATATCTAGGAGCAGTACAGTTGATTCCAACAGCAACAACTCGATCACATAAATCAGCAATTGCAGTACAATTTGATATAGGACCCCCACTAACTACATTGATCCCATCCTTAGAATTGAAAGAAAACCAGGTCGGaacttttatgttttctttCTCAAGAATCTCAGTATATTCCTATATCAAGAAGCAATCAGGCAAAATAGACAGTAAAACATCTAAATTGCTCTAGCAAAAGAAATGTTTGAGGTACACTGAGATAGTCACAACTCAAAAAACAATACCATAGCATCCAATTTGTTTGAAATTGTCTCAAATGCAAGCAGGTCAGCACCAGAGTCGGCAAGAACTTGAACTCTTCTTCTATGGAAATCTTTCAAAGTCTCCAGAGTCACTGTATCCCCATATATGCCACTGCAATGCATGAGAATATCGCAAGTGCTCGAGAGGAAAAGTTTCTAGCACAAGTTCAAATATTTCAAGTCAGTATTTGGGCACTGAAATACTACTCTGCTTCCAATGtaagaaaagaattaaaagaTTCACCTATATTCAGAACCATCAGCAAGATTAGCTCCATAGCCTCCAACAGAAGCAGCAACAAGGAGTGGACGTTTAAAGCTTTTGGATCTCCAATAACATCCCAAGAACCTTTGCTGGCTTTATCATAATATATATCCCGTACATCACATGCTATTTCAACAATTTTCCTGAGTAAAGCTTCACCTTCTTCTCTTGATATCCCTTTAGCTACAAATCCTTGAAGAGTGGCCTGTCttccaaacaagaaaaatcAAGAGTCCTCAACTTCGTGAAAAATTCTTTCAATAATAATTAAACAAGATCCTTAGGAAGGcttggaaaaattaaaaaagacaGCCATATAACCTGATATGATACAGATATTATGATATTAGCACCAACTTCATGGTAATCAAGGTGTACCTGTCACGTGAAACAAAcaataaagaataaaacaagaaaaccaCATGGCTAAGGTGCTAATATTTAATCGCAGTTACAAGAATAAGgccaaattcatacaacttTTTAAGCTGGCTACTTTGGCCATCCTTAAAATTATGCTGAATAGTTTCTTTGTCATCACTGGTAGCAATTCTGGGTTAGTAATAGACTACAGAGCCCAAAAACAGAATTAAAACCACATGAGAAGCAAATTAAAAACTAACCTGTCTTTTAATCGTAGCCTTCAGTGCTATCATAACCTGAAATAATCCATTGTAGATAgacctttcggtaagggaaaaattgaaatagaagaaagaattaaagaaatagtGAGGGTTAGTTATAGACTACTgaggcaaaacaaaaaaaaaacccacatAAGAAGCAAATTAATAACTAACCTGTTTCTTAATTGTAGCCTTCAGTGCTATCACAACTTGAAATAATCCATTGTAGATTTTAACCAATatagaaaacattaaaaaaaaaaaaagattgatctTTTGCCCCTTGAGATATCACAGCACAATTCTTCGTTGTGATATCTTAAGGTGAAGTAAATTTCTAATCTTCATAAGTAATATGGATTGGATTTTAACAACTTCATGGATTATTCAACACTTttaccaaaatatagtttaacgTAAATCTATCAAACTTGTTAACATGGATTACACTTATGGACCACAAAATTCAAGCCAGCTAACCAATAACATTACCTTCTTCACTGTTCACAAACTGAGCAAGGCTTCTGCAGATTGTGCACCTTCATACCTGAGAATAAAAATCAATTCATGAGGAATACAATTATATGAACTCAAGGCAGAGCAAGCGAGAGTTTCATGAGAATCTGGTTAATTAAAAAAGAACAAGCAATAATGCCAAGTCGCCATTTACATAATGAAGAAGCATATTAATCACTGATGTAGAGATATTCTTACTGCATTCTATAATCACCAAAAAATTTTGGAGGGTCTACTTTACAAATGTAGGTAGATACATGGCTAACGAAAAAGAAACACAccaaaaataatcaaaaaaagTACAATGCTATCAACATGGCTAACGAAGAAAAATAACCAAATCAGGAAAACAATGGCAGAAAGAAATGCACAccaaaagcaaaagcagaaaaataaacCAGCGACCACAAGCATGAGCATTCAACAACTTTgcaaatcaaaaaatcaaaagcaTACAGGAATTGCAAGACACAGaccaaaaaaaaacttctttACAGATCAAGAGGGAAAAAACAgatctaacccaaaaaaaaatccaccaccaccaagtgaatgaaaataaaaagtCATAATTTGTCTCATAAGACCTGATGTTCTCTATGTTGACAGAAAGATAGAAGCAAAATTAGATAAATAAGATTAATGGACTACAtaagtttccaatttttaaAGAATATTGTAGGAGGACAaaacttctttcttcttgtaacTAAATCACAAAGATACTTACAGAACGAAAAGCTTCAaagtaaaataaagaaaagcaaaacccaaaaaatacaaaaaacagAACATAAAAGATGTTTGCTCCAAGGAATGAAACTTCAAGCATCATTTGCACTTGGTATGAAAAATTGTTATTCTAATCTTTACAAATTGTAGCCTCACATATGATCTGATGCAAAACTTATTCTTTCCAAAATTGACTTATGATCTGAATGTAAAACTTATTACTCTAAATATGATCTGAATGCAAAACTTACAAATTGTACAGTACAACGGCATTAGTAATACAATCACAAACTGATTAGTAAAAGGCATTacagaagggaaaaaaatttccAACAGCACCGACGAAAAAGTATCACAAGCCTGATAACAACTCAAAAAAAATGAGCAAACACGACACAAGAAAAAGGCGCAATAGCTGCAACACAAACAAAAAACTTTTAATGGAAAACAACCACCAAAGAAATCACAAACCAGTTTCCTAAAAGCAATGAAAAAAATGCTTGCACAACAAAATACGACAACCATTAGTATCAAACAAGTTTTTACAGAGGAGGAGAAAAACAGGAATGCAGAGCAAATGTAAGGTAGGAAGACAAAATATGTATTCTAGTAGGAAATCCAAGTCCCGgggatttctttatttttttttttgcctttttaggGTGGAATCCTAGAACTAAAAAATAACCCAAATAGCACATGAAACAAGCACAAAAAAgcttaaaagaaaggaaaacaaaaaaaaaaatctaggagGGAAAAAATGCCATAGCAGAAAGGATTTTACTGggtaaaaatcaaaaaaaaaattccaaggGGTAAAAATCAATACAAACAGCCATGAAACAAGCACAAAGAACAGCTGAGAAGTGTAAAAAATAGCAataccacaattgctcaaacatggaaggaaaataaacaaaaatagagagaaaagaacaaaataatgAAGGTAGTACCTTAATGGATAGAAGATGCTTCAGTGCTTGTAGCTCTTTCTCAGACGAAAAATAAGAGTGCATAAATTGAAAGCTCCACAGATCTACACTCTAGTTGCATTCTAGataaaacaagacaaaacaTCAATGTAACCAAAGTTTTAATAGAAAAGAAAGCGAAAAAAAATCAGCAATGAAGGGAAAGTAGCGGAAAAACCAAGGTAGTACCTGAAACAATAGAGAGGAAGCAGCA
The Coffea arabica cultivar ET-39 chromosome 6c, Coffea Arabica ET-39 HiFi, whole genome shotgun sequence genome window above contains:
- the LOC113692760 gene encoding probable sugar phosphate/phosphate translocator At3g11320 isoform X3, whose product is MKGSSQSQSQKRWFTIGLVSAWYASNIGVLLLNKYLLSNYGFKYPVFLTMCHMIACSLFSYIAIVWFKMVPLQTIRSRLQFLKISALGLIFCGSVVSGNVSLRYLPVSFTQAVGATTPFFTAFFAYLMTWKREAWVTYVTLVPVVAGVVIASGSEPSFHLFGFVMCVGATAARALKSVLQGILLSSEGEKLNSMNLLLYMAPIAVFILLPATILMEQNVVSITVALARSDIKIIWSWEMQKGLLQWLSQL
- the LOC113692760 gene encoding probable sugar phosphate/phosphate translocator At3g11320 isoform X1, which translates into the protein MKGSSQSQSQKRWFTIGLVSAWYASNIGVLLLNKYLLSNYGFKYPVFLTMCHMIACSLFSYIAIVWFKMVPLQTIRSRLQFLKISALGLIFCGSVVSGNVSLRYLPVSFTQAVGATTPFFTAFFAYLMTWKREAWVTYVTLVPVVAGVVIASGSEPSFHLFGFVMCVGATAARALKSVLQGILLSSEGEKLNSMNLLLYMAPIAVFILLPATILMEQNVVSITVALARSDIKIIWYLLLNSALAYFVNLTNFLVTKHTSALTLQVCARYSIPALSNFPCFSLLSLDSYGHFQFLIKKKGRLHLPIWNCDLDLGFH
- the LOC113692621 gene encoding selenocysteine methyltransferase-like isoform X1 encodes the protein MIALKATIKRQVHLDYHEVGANIIISVSYQATLQGFVAKGISREEGEALLRKIVEIACDVRDIYYDKASKGSWDVIGDPKALNVHSLLLLLLEAMELILLMVLNIETFPLEHLRYSHALQWHIWGYSDSGDFERFP
- the LOC113692621 gene encoding selenocysteine methyltransferase-like isoform X2 is translated as MIALKATIKRQATLQGFVAKGISREEGEALLRKIVEIACDVRDIYYDKASKGSWDVIGDPKALNVHSLLLLLLEAMELILLMVLNIETFPLEHLRYSHALQWHIWGYSDSGDFERFP
- the LOC113692760 gene encoding probable sugar phosphate/phosphate translocator At3g11320 isoform X2, whose protein sequence is MKGSSQSQSQKRWFTIGLVSAWYASNIGVLLLNKYLLSNYGFKYPVFLTMCHMIACSLFSYIAIVWFKMVPLQTIRSRLQFLKISALGLIFCGSVVSGNVSLRYLPVSFTQAVGATTPFFTAFFAYLMTWKREAWVTYVTLVPVVAGVVIASGSEPSFHLFGFVMCVGATAARALKSVLQGILLSSEGEKLNSMNLLLYMAPIAVFILLPATILMEQNVVSITVALARSDIKIIWYLLLNSALAYFVNLTNFLVTKHTSALTLQVLGNAKGAVAVVISIMIFRNPVSVIGMLGYVLTVTGVVLYSEAKKRSR